A portion of the Novosphingobium sp. KA1 genome contains these proteins:
- a CDS encoding helix-turn-helix transcriptional regulator translates to MDDVTDIAEGKAMLGSLTDKQVEVLDLLVMHRTTKEIARELAIAPNTVDQRIGAVRDKWGTVNRKDTARLYAQLVELCGKPLCDFSRVDAGPALPDEADQDLPVDPVFVLSDARPMERHPDWYGAPTIELAGLEAFDAKFGRAGRIVAVIVLALMMAVTLAATLSIADVLGRLI, encoded by the coding sequence GTGGACGACGTGACCGACATTGCGGAAGGCAAGGCCATGCTGGGCAGCCTCACCGACAAGCAGGTCGAGGTGCTGGACCTGCTGGTCATGCACCGCACCACCAAGGAAATCGCCCGTGAACTGGCGATCGCGCCCAACACCGTGGATCAGCGGATCGGCGCCGTGCGCGACAAGTGGGGGACGGTCAACCGCAAGGATACCGCGCGCCTCTATGCCCAGCTGGTCGAGCTATGTGGCAAACCCCTATGTGATTTTTCCCGTGTCGACGCCGGCCCCGCGCTGCCGGATGAAGCGGATCAGGACTTGCCGGTCGATCCGGTCTTCGTTCTCTCCGATGCCCGCCCGATGGAGCGGCATCCGGACTGGTACGGAGCCCCGACGATCGAACTGGCGGGTCTGGAGGCTTTCGATGCGAAGTTCGGCCGGGCCGGGCGCATCGTCGCGGTAATCGTGCTGGCCCTGATGATGGCGGTGACGCTGGCGGCAACGCTGTCGATCGCCGATGTCCTGGGGCGGCTGATCTAG
- the pspF gene encoding phage shock protein operon transcriptional activator yields the protein MEREVQFIGQSSAFLDAVERASRAAAVRRPVLVIGERGTGKELIAQRLHHLSPRWGEPLVTLNCAALPETLIEAELFGHEAGAFTGAVRARAGRFEEADRGTLFLDELGTLSMAAQERLLRAIEYGEVARIGASRPVQVDVRIVGATNADLPRMVEEGTFRADLLDRLSFEVINLPPLRAREGDVFELADYYGRRMASELEWDRWPGFAAEAMAALEAHRWPGNVRELRNVVERAVYRWGLEEEPIARIVFDPFDYPWRAEPVPVPVPGPVPGQGAVPVPVRVSPLADVSVSPAAASAPVSAGPPRAGRDLRGAVEAYERALLVEALEGHRWNQRRAAAALGLSYDQLRHAIKRHRLSADTIVAPSSAAGRRDSLSDPESV from the coding sequence ATGGAGCGCGAAGTCCAGTTCATTGGCCAGTCCTCTGCCTTCCTCGACGCGGTCGAGCGGGCGAGCCGTGCCGCGGCCGTGCGCCGTCCGGTGCTGGTGATCGGCGAGCGGGGGACCGGCAAGGAACTGATCGCCCAGCGCCTCCACCACCTCTCGCCGCGCTGGGGGGAGCCGCTGGTCACGCTCAACTGCGCGGCGCTGCCCGAGACGCTGATCGAGGCGGAACTGTTCGGGCACGAGGCGGGGGCCTTCACCGGCGCGGTGCGGGCGCGGGCAGGGCGCTTCGAGGAGGCCGATCGCGGCACCCTGTTCCTCGACGAACTCGGCACCCTGTCGATGGCGGCGCAGGAGCGACTGCTGCGCGCCATCGAATATGGCGAGGTCGCGCGGATCGGCGCCTCGCGGCCGGTGCAGGTCGATGTGCGCATCGTCGGTGCCACCAATGCCGACCTGCCGCGCATGGTGGAGGAAGGCACCTTCCGCGCCGACCTGCTCGACCGGCTCAGCTTCGAGGTCATCAACCTGCCGCCGCTGCGCGCGCGCGAGGGGGACGTGTTCGAACTGGCCGACTACTATGGCCGCCGCATGGCCAGCGAGCTGGAGTGGGATCGCTGGCCGGGCTTCGCGGCCGAGGCGATGGCGGCGCTGGAGGCGCATCGCTGGCCCGGCAACGTGCGTGAACTGCGCAATGTGGTGGAGCGGGCGGTCTACCGCTGGGGGCTGGAGGAGGAGCCGATCGCGCGAATCGTCTTCGACCCGTTCGATTACCCCTGGCGGGCCGAGCCGGTGCCAGTGCCGGTGCCGGGGCCGGTGCCAGGGCAGGGGGCTGTTCCAGTTCCAGTGCGCGTATCGCCGCTCGCCGATGTGTCTGTTTCGCCTGCGGCGGCATCTGCGCCGGTTTCGGCAGGTCCGCCCCGTGCCGGGCGCGACTTGCGCGGGGCGGTCGAGGCTTACGAGCGGGCGCTGCTGGTCGAGGCGCTGGAGGGGCATCGCTGGAACCAGCGGCGGGCGGCGGCGGCGCTGGGATTGAGTTACGACCAGTTGCGCCATGCGATCAAGCGGCATCGCCTTTCCGCCGATACGATTGTGGCGCCGTCTTCGGCCGCGGGACGGCGGGATTCGCTTTCGGACCCCGAATCGGTTTAA
- the pspA gene encoding phage shock protein PspA, translating into MSRLDAEIEILQTSGQAAGSARDGRARPFDPSQLGFESRTRTRGNHGTTDFKASGIHNSGFGTKGTTTMGIFSRTRDIIAANFNDMLDKAEDPAKMIRLIILEMEETLVEVRTSSARTIADQKELRRHVGKLDRLQADWGDKAQLALSKDREDLARAALLERKKAADMAEQLNAEILVLDDALRAYEADIEKLQSRLREARSRQSSIAARLQSAENRVKLRTLLSSERVDEALVRFEQLERRVDYAEGRAEAMSLADKRQPTLAEEIAALADGDTIDAELAEMKRAMGTPAASAPAKPDGDPF; encoded by the coding sequence ATGAGCAGGCTCGACGCGGAGATCGAAATTCTCCAGACTTCGGGGCAAGCCGCCGGCAGCGCCCGGGACGGCCGCGCCCGCCCTTTCGATCCGAGCCAGCTCGGTTTCGAGAGCCGGACGCGGACACGCGGCAACCACGGAACCACGGACTTCAAGGCTTCGGGCATCCATAATTCGGGCTTCGGCACCAAAGGAACAACCACGATGGGTATCTTCTCCCGCACCCGCGACATCATCGCCGCCAACTTCAACGACATGCTCGACAAGGCCGAAGACCCGGCCAAGATGATCCGCCTGATCATCCTCGAGATGGAAGAGACGCTGGTCGAGGTGCGCACCAGCAGCGCGCGGACCATCGCCGACCAGAAGGAACTGCGCCGCCACGTCGGCAAGCTCGACCGGCTCCAGGCCGACTGGGGCGACAAGGCCCAGCTCGCGCTCAGCAAGGACCGCGAGGATCTTGCCCGCGCCGCCCTGCTCGAACGCAAGAAGGCCGCCGACATGGCCGAGCAGCTCAATGCCGAGATCCTCGTGCTCGACGATGCCCTGCGCGCCTACGAGGCCGACATCGAGAAGCTGCAGAGCCGCCTGCGCGAAGCCCGCAGCCGCCAGTCCTCGATCGCCGCGCGCTTGCAGAGCGCCGAGAATCGCGTCAAACTGCGCACCTTGCTGTCGAGCGAGCGCGTGGACGAGGCGCTGGTGCGTTTCGAACAGCTCGAACGCCGTGTCGACTATGCGGAAGGCCGTGCCGAGGCGATGAGCCTGGCCGACAAGCGCCAGCCGACGCTCGCCGAAGAGATCGCCGCACTCGCCGATGGCGACACGATCGACGCCGAACTGGCCGAGATGAAGCGCGCGATGGGCACGCCTGCCGCCAGCGCTCCTGCCAAGCCGGACGGCGATCCGTTCTGA
- a CDS encoding phosphatase PAP2 family protein produces MATALAALRKSGPRLRRHLLVALLVSLCVLSLLMRRAALHIDPWRGDNLPFYAAGLALMALRFGLPRSDWRHAVPVARFSEYAALFALISLMGATASYPVAALTHGYADAALQRIDLALGFDWLECYRRVAAHPVLQLLGTAAYRSIYFTPAVLLAHAAWTGRQGRAYEFLAAFWLAAVITLGVFSLMPAVGPFSYLWHGEIPYMPESELWQQGLIPGLRAHSVTQVDIAHLRGIVSAPSFHTAAAVLYIAAGWRIAGLRWPIVTLNAGMLLSTPVEGTHYLIDMIIGAAVAGVSLSLVTAYRAMLRRSGAREAGLLAA; encoded by the coding sequence ATGGCCACTGCCCTGGCGGCATTGCGCAAGAGCGGGCCGCGTCTGCGGCGGCATTTGCTGGTCGCGCTGCTGGTCAGTCTCTGCGTGCTGTCGCTGCTGATGCGCCGCGCGGCGTTGCACATCGATCCGTGGCGCGGTGACAACCTGCCGTTCTACGCGGCGGGCCTGGCCCTCATGGCGCTGCGGTTCGGCTTGCCGCGCAGCGACTGGCGCCACGCCGTGCCGGTCGCGCGCTTCAGCGAGTATGCGGCGCTTTTCGCGCTGATCTCGCTGATGGGGGCGACGGCAAGCTATCCGGTGGCGGCGCTCACGCATGGCTATGCCGATGCGGCCTTGCAGCGCATCGACCTGGCGCTCGGGTTCGACTGGCTGGAGTGCTACCGGCGCGTCGCCGCGCATCCCGTGCTGCAACTGCTGGGCACTGCCGCCTATCGCAGCATCTATTTCACCCCGGCAGTGCTGCTGGCCCATGCGGCCTGGACCGGACGGCAGGGCCGGGCCTACGAGTTTCTCGCCGCCTTCTGGCTGGCGGCGGTGATCACGCTGGGCGTGTTCAGCCTGATGCCGGCGGTCGGCCCGTTCTCCTACCTGTGGCACGGGGAGATCCCCTATATGCCCGAGAGCGAACTGTGGCAGCAGGGGCTGATCCCGGGCTTGCGGGCGCACAGCGTGACGCAGGTCGACATCGCCCACTTGCGCGGGATCGTCTCGGCGCCGAGTTTCCACACCGCGGCGGCGGTGCTCTATATCGCGGCGGGCTGGCGGATCGCCGGGCTGCGCTGGCCGATCGTCACGCTCAACGCGGGCATGCTGCTGTCGACCCCGGTGGAGGGCACGCATTACCTGATCGACATGATCATCGGCGCGGCGGTGGCGGGGGTCTCGCTCTCGCTGGTTACCGCCTACCGGGCCATGCTGCGGCGGAGCGGCGCGCGAGAAGCGGGGCTTCTCGCGGCCTGA
- a CDS encoding PspC domain-containing protein has protein sequence MSRGQFYLDKSNGKIKGVCAGIADYTGIDALWVRLAAVLLTCFGLAGFTIFAYIMIAWLADDKPMYLYSEEEEDRLLRRMEQRRVRRSRGLDRGLGLGGFAMTRESARSGRLRSDISDIDRRVAEMEEHYKTSSTSRLAAEIDSLR, from the coding sequence GTGTCACGCGGACAATTCTATCTCGACAAGTCGAACGGCAAGATCAAGGGCGTCTGCGCGGGGATCGCCGACTATACCGGGATCGACGCCTTGTGGGTGCGCCTTGCGGCAGTCCTGCTGACGTGTTTCGGCCTCGCGGGCTTCACCATCTTTGCCTACATCATGATCGCCTGGCTGGCGGACGACAAGCCGATGTACCTCTATTCCGAAGAGGAGGAGGACCGCCTGCTGCGCCGCATGGAACAGCGCCGGGTGCGCCGCAGCCGCGGCCTTGATCGGGGCCTCGGCCTTGGCGGTTTCGCCATGACCCGCGAAAGCGCCCGCTCTGGCCGCCTGCGCTCGGACATCTCGGACATCGACCGCCGCGTCGCCGAGATGGAGGAACACTACAAGACCAGCAGCACCTCGCGCCTCGCCGCCGAAATCGACAGCCTGCGCTGA
- the nusA gene encoding transcription termination factor NusA has translation MASAISANRAELLAIANSVASEKMIDKSIVIEAMEEAIQKSARNRYGAENDIRAKLDPRTGDLRLWRVVEVVEHVEDYFKQVDLKQAEKLQKGAQLGDFIVDPLPPVDLGRIDAQSAKQVIFQKVRDAERDRQYEEFKDRVGEVITGVIKSVEFGHVIVNLGRAEGVIRRDQQIPREAARVGERVRALVLRVERQNRGPQIFLSRAHPDFMKKLFAQEVPEIYDGIIEIKAAARDPGSRAKIGVISNDHSIDPVGACVGMKGSRVQAVVQELQGEKIDIIPWSEDTATFVVNGLQPATVSRVVIDEEESRIEVVVPDDQLSLAIGRRGQNVRLASQLTGSQIDIMTEAEASEKRQKEFTERSKMFEEELDVDETLSQLLVAEGFSELEEVAYIEVGELANIEGFDEELAEELQSRAHEALERREEASRQERRALGVEDGLAELPHLTEAMLVTLGKAGIKTLDDLADLATDELIAKKRTEQRRRDGTVNKRARDEDKGGALGEYGLTEEQGNEIIMAARAHWFEDEPATEEAADAESSQ, from the coding sequence ATGGCCAGTGCGATTTCCGCCAACCGCGCCGAGCTGCTTGCAATCGCGAACTCGGTCGCGTCGGAGAAGATGATCGACAAGTCGATCGTCATCGAGGCGATGGAAGAAGCGATCCAGAAGTCGGCCCGTAACCGTTACGGCGCCGAGAACGACATTCGCGCAAAGCTCGATCCGCGCACCGGCGACTTGCGCCTGTGGCGCGTCGTCGAAGTGGTCGAGCATGTCGAGGACTACTTCAAGCAGGTTGACCTCAAGCAGGCCGAAAAGCTCCAGAAGGGCGCGCAGCTCGGCGACTTCATCGTCGATCCGCTGCCCCCGGTGGACCTCGGCCGCATCGACGCGCAGTCGGCCAAGCAGGTGATCTTCCAGAAGGTCCGCGATGCCGAGCGTGACCGCCAGTACGAGGAATTCAAGGACCGCGTCGGCGAAGTGATCACCGGCGTGATCAAGTCGGTCGAATTCGGCCACGTGATCGTCAACCTCGGCCGCGCCGAGGGCGTGATCCGCCGCGACCAGCAGATCCCCCGCGAAGCCGCCCGCGTCGGCGAGCGTGTCCGTGCGCTGGTCCTGCGTGTCGAGCGCCAGAACCGCGGTCCGCAGATCTTCCTGTCGCGCGCTCACCCGGACTTCATGAAGAAGCTTTTCGCGCAGGAAGTGCCCGAAATCTACGACGGCATCATCGAGATCAAGGCCGCGGCCCGCGATCCGGGCTCGCGCGCCAAGATCGGCGTGATCAGCAACGACCATTCGATCGACCCGGTCGGCGCCTGCGTCGGCATGAAGGGCAGCCGCGTCCAGGCCGTCGTGCAGGAACTGCAGGGCGAAAAGATCGACATCATCCCCTGGAGCGAGGACACCGCGACGTTCGTGGTCAACGGCCTCCAGCCGGCCACGGTCAGCCGCGTCGTCATCGACGAGGAAGAGAGCCGCATCGAAGTCGTCGTGCCCGATGACCAGCTGTCGCTGGCGATCGGCCGCCGCGGCCAGAACGTGCGTCTTGCCTCGCAGCTGACCGGTTCGCAGATCGACATCATGACCGAGGCGGAAGCCTCGGAGAAGCGCCAGAAGGAATTCACCGAGCGCTCGAAGATGTTCGAGGAAGAGCTGGACGTCGACGAGACGCTCTCGCAGCTGCTGGTCGCCGAAGGCTTCAGCGAGCTGGAAGAAGTCGCCTATATCGAAGTCGGCGAACTCGCCAACATCGAGGGCTTCGACGAGGAACTGGCCGAGGAACTCCAGAGCCGCGCCCACGAAGCGCTCGAGCGCCGCGAAGAGGCAAGCCGCCAGGAACGCCGTGCACTCGGCGTCGAGGACGGCCTCGCCGAACTGCCGCACCTCACCGAAGCGATGCTGGTCACGCTCGGCAAGGCCGGCATCAAGACGCTCGACGATCTGGCCGACCTCGCCACCGACGAGCTGATCGCCAAGAAGCGCACCGAGCAGCGTCGCCGCGACGGCACGGTGAACAAGCGTGCGCGTGACGAGGACAAGGGCGGCGCGCTTGGCGAGTACGGCCTGACCGAAGAACAGGGCAACGAGATCATCATGGCTGCCCGTGCCCACTGGTTCGAAGACGAACCGGCAACCGAGGAGGCCGCCGATGCGGAATCCTCGCAATGA
- a CDS encoding DUF448 domain-containing protein: MRNPRNERVSSDIDGTGPERKCILSGETGAREDLIRLAISPDGLVLPDVHARAPGRGAWIGVSRETLEIALAKGKLKGAMARAYKGAQLTIPEDLADRIEQALIRALTDRLGLELKSGKLLMGSDRIAQNAREGRVTWLAHAADASEDGSRKLDQAWRVGSEAEGSGLKGTRLPLDRETLSVALGRDNVVHLALNDRGSASRVAAQLQRLLHFQGQPRADAAGGDMASGTDPAQAAASATTN, from the coding sequence ATGCGGAATCCTCGCAATGAGCGCGTAAGCTCCGACATCGATGGCACCGGTCCGGAGAGGAAATGCATTCTCTCCGGCGAGACCGGTGCGCGTGAAGACCTGATCCGTCTGGCGATTTCGCCGGACGGTCTGGTCCTCCCCGACGTCCACGCGCGTGCCCCCGGGCGCGGCGCGTGGATCGGCGTTTCACGCGAGACCCTTGAAATTGCCCTTGCGAAGGGCAAACTAAAGGGGGCGATGGCGCGCGCCTATAAGGGTGCACAACTCACCATTCCCGAAGACCTGGCGGACAGGATCGAACAGGCGCTGATTCGCGCGCTGACCGATCGGCTGGGGCTCGAACTGAAGTCGGGCAAGTTGCTCATGGGCTCGGACCGCATTGCGCAGAACGCGCGTGAGGGCCGGGTCACGTGGCTTGCCCATGCCGCCGATGCGAGCGAAGACGGCTCGCGAAAGCTCGACCAGGCCTGGAGAGTCGGGAGCGAGGCGGAAGGAAGCGGTCTCAAGGGCACACGCTTGCCACTGGACCGGGAGACGCTGTCTGTGGCATTGGGCCGCGACAACGTCGTTCACCTGGCGCTCAACGATCGCGGCTCGGCTTCCCGAGTCGCGGCGCAATTGCAGCGCCTACTGCATTTCCAGGGGCAACCCCGCGCCGATGCGGCCGGGGGCGATATGGCTAGTGGCACGGATCCGGCACAGGCTGCCGCATCCGCGACGACGAATTGA
- a CDS encoding JAB domain-containing protein, whose amino-acid sequence MVPGYCRIRPLSSRLLETLVVRLGRLGREVLVELPFDHAGRLIGEAVCVAGGVASIGSSYRMLVQRALACDAAGIVLAHNHPSGSHRPSRADVVATRQIAAVCRAVDLDLFDHLVIGGRSVASMRQAGLLAGAG is encoded by the coding sequence TTGGTCCCGGGATACTGCCGGATCCGTCCGCTCTCGAGCCGGTTACTCGAAACGCTGGTAGTCCGGCTTGGCCGGCTTGGCCGGGAAGTGCTGGTGGAGTTGCCGTTCGACCACGCCGGGCGGCTGATCGGCGAGGCGGTGTGCGTCGCCGGCGGCGTCGCCTCGATCGGCAGCAGCTACCGGATGCTGGTCCAGCGGGCGCTGGCCTGTGACGCGGCGGGCATCGTGCTGGCGCACAACCATCCCTCCGGCAGTCATCGGCCGAGCCGGGCCGATGTCGTCGCCACGCGCCAGATCGCCGCGGTATGCCGGGCGGTGGACCTTGATCTGTTCGACCATCTCGTGATCGGCGGGCGCAGCGTTGCCAGCATGCGCCAGGCAGGTCTGTTGGCAGGCGCGGGGTAG
- the rimP gene encoding ribosome maturation protein RimP, which produces MADIARLIEVIEPEVTALGFDLVRVRVFGKSEVGDDEIALQIMAENPATGQLVIEDCVKLSHRISDRMDALEEAGDVLIEEAYRLEVSSPGIDRPLTRPKDYANWAGHEVKVNLTAPVDGNRKGLTGELVGIDGDQVTVDDKKSGRVTFGLDIIHSARLVLTDKLIAATRPLDVSGADEIVEEQED; this is translated from the coding sequence TTGGCCGACATCGCACGCCTTATTGAAGTCATCGAACCGGAGGTTACCGCCCTCGGCTTCGATCTCGTGCGCGTGCGTGTGTTCGGCAAGAGCGAAGTGGGCGACGACGAGATCGCGCTGCAGATCATGGCGGAGAACCCGGCAACGGGCCAGCTGGTGATCGAGGATTGCGTGAAGCTCTCGCACCGCATTTCCGATCGCATGGACGCGCTTGAAGAAGCCGGCGACGTGCTGATCGAGGAAGCCTACCGTCTCGAAGTCAGCTCGCCGGGCATCGACCGTCCGCTGACCCGCCCGAAGGACTATGCCAACTGGGCCGGTCACGAGGTCAAGGTGAACCTGACCGCGCCGGTCGACGGCAACCGCAAGGGACTGACCGGCGAACTCGTCGGCATCGACGGCGACCAGGTCACGGTCGACGACAAGAAGTCCGGCCGGGTCACGTTCGGGCTGGACATCATTCATTCCGCAAGGCTCGTCCTCACCGACAAGCTGATCGCCGCAACCCGCCCGCTGGACGTCAGCGGGGCCGACGAGATCGTCGAGGAACAGGAAGACTAA